Proteins from a genomic interval of Chryseobacterium indologenes:
- a CDS encoding DUF305 domain-containing protein — MENMQNNHHTGHASGHGAHNSSHASAMYKRFAIMAVVMFGAMYFIMYAMIDGLRNLIPNINNLYMTLLMTSAMLLIELVVMKVMYANRKMNWMIAIFSVAVGIFSWFGIREQINVGDKQFVKGMIPHHAAAILMSEKAKLTDPELIQLQKNILETQAEEIELMKRKLKEFEESK; from the coding sequence AACCACCATACAGGTCATGCTTCAGGGCATGGTGCGCACAATTCAAGCCATGCTTCAGCCATGTACAAACGCTTTGCGATTATGGCTGTCGTAATGTTCGGTGCAATGTATTTTATTATGTACGCTATGATAGACGGGTTGCGCAACCTTATACCCAATATCAACAATTTGTATATGACCCTGCTGATGACTTCGGCAATGTTGCTTATCGAATTAGTGGTAATGAAAGTGATGTACGCTAACAGGAAAATGAACTGGATGATAGCCATATTTTCAGTCGCCGTTGGCATCTTTTCATGGTTTGGTATAAGGGAGCAAATCAATGTGGGGGACAAACAATTTGTAAAAGGTATGATACCCCATCACGCAGCAGCAATATTGATGTCCGAAAAGGCAAAGCTGACCGACCCGGAACTGATACAGTTGCAAAAAAACATACTTGAAACCCAAGCGGAAGAAATTGAATTGATGAAGCGCAAGCTGAAAGAGTTTGAAGAAAGTAAATAA
- a CDS encoding heme-binding domain-containing protein, whose amino-acid sequence MTIKKKIILGLAVVLIAIQFFQPLRNQAVEVPATHIERVYAVPQNVKAILVQSCYDCHSNNTHYPWYSRIQPGAWYMAEHIKKGKEELNFSEFGDYSVRRQRNKFRAMAGQVKDGEMPLSSYTLIHRNAVLSPEDKQVLIAWFRTMEDSIK is encoded by the coding sequence ATGACCATAAAGAAGAAAATCATATTGGGGCTGGCTGTCGTCCTGATTGCCATACAGTTCTTTCAGCCCTTACGGAACCAGGCGGTTGAAGTGCCAGCCACCCATATCGAAAGAGTGTACGCCGTACCCCAAAATGTAAAGGCTATCCTTGTTCAGTCCTGTTATGACTGCCATAGCAACAATACCCATTATCCGTGGTACAGCCGTATCCAGCCCGGCGCATGGTACATGGCAGAGCATATAAAAAAGGGGAAAGAGGAACTCAACTTTAGCGAATTTGGCGACTATTCTGTCCGCAGGCAGCGAAACAAGTTCAGGGCTATGGCCGGGCAGGTTAAGGACGGGGAAATGCCGTTGTCATCATACACACTAATTCATCGCAATGCAGTATTGTCACCGGAGGATAAGCAGGTTTTGATAGCGTGGTTTAGGACAATGGAAGACAGCATTAAATAA
- a CDS encoding RteC domain-containing protein, translating to MNKFYNETLHKLETSISELEIETDCSIQRIEAVIHLIVECLSDVKEYVLKKGFRNVDEEIRFFKYQKPTIVAKLIYYNAIYKIETRKPYGAKRIRKYFTKELKKLKRFFDNNLDFYKYYRSNNSFVDEKFFVRDKHDIRLWLDTFYFEADHRFSTSHDYKVAKIIANDLIQVYLEDRLNNINQKKVSDNSLKWTASKTALTELIYALYSHGVFNNGNTDIKLIAKTFEDAFNIELGDFYHTFMELKARKINRTKFLDNLCEALIKKMDEQDEK from the coding sequence ATGAATAAATTCTATAATGAAACACTACATAAACTTGAAACATCAATCAGCGAATTGGAAATTGAAACTGATTGCTCCATACAGCGTATAGAAGCCGTTATACACCTGATTGTAGAATGCCTGTCCGATGTAAAAGAGTATGTCTTGAAAAAAGGGTTTAGAAATGTTGATGAAGAAATCCGTTTTTTCAAATATCAAAAACCAACTATTGTTGCAAAACTCATCTACTATAATGCCATTTATAAAATTGAAACAAGAAAGCCCTATGGAGCAAAACGCATCAGGAAATATTTTACCAAAGAGCTAAAAAAGCTAAAAAGGTTCTTTGACAACAACCTTGATTTTTACAAGTATTACCGAAGTAATAATTCTTTTGTTGACGAGAAGTTTTTTGTACGTGATAAGCACGATATAAGACTATGGTTGGACACATTTTATTTTGAGGCAGACCATCGCTTTTCTACTTCGCACGATTATAAGGTTGCCAAGATAATTGCCAATGACCTGATACAAGTTTATTTGGAAGACAGGTTAAATAATATCAATCAGAAAAAGGTTTCAGACAATTCGTTGAAATGGACAGCAAGTAAAACTGCACTCACGGAACTCATTTATGCACTGTACTCCCACGGTGTATTTAACAATGGGAATACAGACATAAAATTGATTGCCAAAACTTTTGAAGATGCCTTTAATATTGAATTAGGCGACTTTTACCACACGTTTATGGAACTGAAAGCCCGCAAAATAAACCGTACAAAATTCCTTGACAATCTGTGTGAAGCACTGATAAAGAAAATGGACGAGCAGGACGAAAAGTAA
- a CDS encoding N-6 DNA methylase, whose amino-acid sequence MGFSKRFHLQQNIDALRIVFKLEKEKRQATVGERLLMMQYSGFGGLKFVLNPIENEIDINNWRKTEHDLFPITQELHQLLKENSEDDKQYRRYVDSMKSSVLTAFYTPPKVIDAISSALRDSGLQIDKFLEPSAGIGSFIQSFSENQKVSITAYEKDLLTGKILKQLYPESNIRINGFEEIPEREQNSYDVVASNIPFGDTSVFDLSYSRSRNSAKEQAARSIHNYFFLKGTDMLREGGLLVYITSQGILNSLKNEPIRRALMQDNNLVSVVRLPNNLFTEYAGTEVGSDLIILQKNTTKQGLSEAEDLFCRSRQTEYNTPSNALLQNSTRIVHTHYKLDTDPYGQPALIYTHKDGVDGIAKDLKQMLSEDFGKHLNLSLYRGEQNDEPLIQSPISPPVTPPVIEPVTIQQRPQPEPVSVIHQESPQELKQLSIFDLFERAGEPVAVIALPKRTTRSQRQNPRKSRGTIGRQTDLFSGTLQQTYIPPKTNGTTNGTPKKNGNSQEVIGDLFSQINGNGQTDKSAVPDTVINAIPEPAPYSGELQAFHRNDCLVVDNGWVGYLQDVERNEDKATAIFHPLQLPSAQKARAEAYIAVRDSYINLYQKEAEKQTEHKEEREALNLLYDGFVKKYGNLNAADNAKLIKTDSAGKEIPYLERIIGGVIHKADIFSRPVSFSTTTLATDNPEEALAASLNKYGNVDLDFMSEISSLPADTLKEALHGRLFYNPLQQEYEIAERWIAGNVVEKADEVRAYLENNPDDTEAKESLTALEEARPKRIEFEELDFNLGERWIPTGIYARFASHLFDADVLVHYSESSDDFSVKCHQSNMHIWEKYAVKAESRTFDGIALLKHALVNTTPDITKKVMVGDQEIKVRDMEAIQMANTKIDEIRTAFTDWLHAQNDEFKNRLTDQYNDTFNCFVRPNYDGSHQEFPGLDRKGAGIEDLYSSQKDTVWMIKLNNGAICDHEVGAGKTLIMCTAAQEMKRLGLAHKPMIIGLKANIPAIAEDYRKAYPHAKILYPGIDDFTPKKRLRIFGDIKNNDWDCVILTHDQFGMIPQSPEIQKEILEIELDSVERNLDALKSQGKEVTRGMLAGVIKRKENLEVKLKTLQHDIENRKDDIVDFKMMGIDHLFVDESHQFKNLMFNTRHTRVAGLGKVDGSQKALNLLFAIRTIQERTNADMGATFLSGTTISNSLTELYLLFKYLRPRALEKQGIHSFDAWAAIYARKTTDYEFSVANNIVAKERFRYFIKVPELAQFYSEITDYRTAKDIGIDRPNKNEVLYNIPPTPDQEAFIQSLMAFAKTGNATLLGREPLSQREEKAKMLIATDYARKMSLDMRMVSGIYDDHPDNKASHCAANIAKYYNQFNAQKGTQFVFSDLGTYKPGEWNVYSEIKRKLVEDHGIPANEVRFIQEAKNDKQRRELINGMNEGKIRVLFGSTSMLGTGVNAQKRAVAVHHLDTPWRPSDLAQRDGRAVRKGNEIAKFFADNKVAVIIYAVEKSLDSYKFNLLYNKQLFIDQLKTNNLTKRTIDEGSMDEKSGMNFSEYVAILSGNTDLLDKAKLEKQIAGLESEKQAFNRSKSSAKFKVQDYTEMLQSTQSRLNRMSTDWENLQQRLQKRSDGTIENPVLLDGLPPNANPKQIGAKLNEIADKALTGGQYDEIGTLYGFTLLVKTEMTQKDSSSLVEKYNRFFIQGDGNIKYTYNNGIMAKDPETATMNFLRALEKLPGFVKQEQEKIAEIQKDLPILQEVVNGTWSKESRLSELKTELAAVERKIQLSITPETKQDAPEQAEKQKETPTVQESIIRTKGVHLPRGVL is encoded by the coding sequence ATGGGCTTCAGTAAGCGTTTCCACCTCCAACAGAATATTGATGCCCTGCGAATTGTTTTTAAACTGGAAAAGGAGAAACGGCAAGCCACCGTAGGCGAACGACTGCTAATGATGCAATACAGTGGATTTGGCGGTCTTAAATTCGTTCTGAACCCCATTGAAAACGAAATAGACATCAATAATTGGAGAAAAACGGAACACGACCTCTTTCCGATTACGCAGGAACTCCACCAACTACTCAAAGAAAATTCCGAAGACGATAAGCAATACCGCAGATATGTGGACAGTATGAAAAGTTCCGTACTGACGGCTTTTTATACACCGCCAAAGGTCATAGATGCCATTTCATCAGCCTTGCGTGATAGCGGTTTGCAAATTGATAAGTTCCTCGAACCCTCCGCAGGTATCGGCTCATTCATCCAGTCCTTTTCTGAAAATCAGAAAGTCAGTATTACGGCTTATGAAAAGGATTTGCTTACTGGCAAAATCTTAAAACAGCTTTACCCCGAAAGCAATATCCGGATTAACGGTTTTGAAGAAATCCCCGAAAGGGAGCAAAACAGCTATGATGTAGTTGCCAGTAATATCCCGTTTGGCGATACTTCCGTATTTGACCTTTCCTATTCCCGAAGCAGGAACAGCGCAAAGGAACAAGCAGCCCGAAGCATACACAATTACTTCTTTCTGAAAGGTACTGATATGCTCCGTGAGGGCGGTTTGTTGGTTTACATTACTTCACAGGGCATTCTGAACAGCCTTAAGAACGAACCCATACGCAGGGCGTTAATGCAGGATAATAATTTGGTTTCGGTTGTAAGATTGCCTAACAACCTGTTTACCGAATATGCAGGTACAGAAGTGGGCAGCGACCTGATTATCCTGCAAAAGAATACGACAAAACAAGGTCTGAGCGAAGCGGAAGATCTGTTTTGTCGTAGCAGACAAACAGAATACAATACACCAAGCAATGCCTTGTTGCAAAACAGCACAAGGATTGTGCATACGCACTATAAATTAGATACTGACCCTTACGGACAGCCTGCCTTAATTTATACGCATAAAGACGGTGTTGACGGCATTGCCAAAGATTTGAAACAAATGTTATCCGAAGATTTTGGAAAGCATTTGAATTTGAGTTTGTACAGAGGCGAACAGAACGATGAACCTCTTATACAAAGTCCAATTTCCCCGCCAGTAACACCTCCGGTTATAGAGCCTGTAACCATTCAGCAAAGACCACAACCCGAACCAGTTTCGGTAATCCATCAGGAAAGCCCGCAGGAACTAAAGCAACTAAGCATTTTTGACCTGTTTGAACGTGCGGGCGAACCTGTTGCCGTCATTGCATTGCCCAAAAGAACTACCCGAAGCCAAAGGCAAAATCCTCGAAAAAGCAGAGGTACAATAGGTCGCCAAACCGACTTGTTCAGTGGTACATTGCAACAAACCTATATACCACCAAAAACCAACGGTACCACTAACGGTACTCCAAAGAAAAACGGCAATAGTCAGGAAGTTATCGGCGACCTGTTTTCCCAAATAAACGGTAATGGCCAGACTGATAAGTCTGCCGTTCCTGATACCGTTATTAATGCCATTCCCGAACCTGCTCCGTACAGTGGCGAACTGCAAGCGTTCCACCGTAATGATTGCCTTGTTGTAGATAATGGTTGGGTCGGTTATCTGCAAGATGTGGAAAGAAACGAAGATAAAGCAACGGCAATCTTTCATCCACTACAATTACCGTCAGCACAAAAAGCAAGAGCCGAAGCCTACATAGCCGTAAGGGACAGTTATATCAATCTGTACCAAAAAGAAGCTGAAAAGCAGACCGAACACAAGGAAGAACGGGAAGCCCTGAACCTCCTGTACGATGGCTTTGTCAAAAAATATGGCAATCTAAATGCTGCCGACAATGCCAAGCTGATAAAGACGGACAGCGCAGGCAAAGAAATTCCTTATCTGGAGCGTATCATTGGCGGCGTAATCCACAAAGCGGATATTTTCAGTCGTCCCGTTAGCTTTTCTACCACCACATTAGCAACCGATAATCCCGAAGAGGCTTTAGCCGCCTCGCTAAACAAGTACGGAAACGTGGATTTGGACTTTATGTCCGAAATCAGCAGCCTGCCTGCCGATACCCTGAAAGAAGCCTTACACGGGCGGTTGTTCTACAATCCGCTACAACAAGAATACGAGATAGCCGAACGGTGGATTGCAGGCAACGTAGTTGAGAAAGCCGATGAAGTAAGAGCCTATCTTGAAAACAATCCCGATGATACCGAAGCCAAAGAAAGCCTTACCGCTTTAGAGGAAGCCCGACCAAAACGGATTGAATTTGAGGAACTGGATTTTAACCTCGGCGAACGGTGGATACCTACCGGGATTTATGCCCGTTTCGCCTCGCACCTGTTTGATGCGGATGTACTGGTTCATTATTCCGAAAGCTCCGACGACTTTTCCGTAAAGTGTCATCAGAGCAATATGCACATTTGGGAAAAATATGCCGTCAAAGCGGAAAGCCGCACATTTGACGGTATTGCCCTGCTCAAACACGCCCTTGTTAATACCACGCCTGATATTACCAAAAAAGTAATGGTTGGCGACCAAGAAATTAAAGTACGGGATATGGAAGCCATACAAATGGCGAACACCAAGATTGATGAAATCCGTACCGCCTTTACCGACTGGCTACACGCACAGAATGATGAATTTAAAAATCGCCTGACCGACCAGTACAACGATACTTTTAATTGTTTCGTTCGCCCGAACTATGACGGAAGCCATCAGGAATTTCCGGGATTAGACCGTAAGGGAGCAGGCATTGAAGACCTGTATTCAAGCCAAAAGGACACCGTTTGGATGATAAAGCTGAACAACGGTGCTATCTGCGACCACGAAGTGGGCGCAGGAAAAACGCTGATAATGTGTACCGCAGCGCAGGAAATGAAGCGTTTGGGATTAGCCCACAAGCCGATGATTATCGGGCTGAAAGCGAATATACCCGCCATTGCTGAAGACTACCGCAAAGCCTATCCACACGCTAAAATCCTTTATCCAGGTATAGATGATTTTACGCCAAAGAAACGCCTGCGCATTTTCGGGGATATTAAAAATAATGATTGGGATTGTGTGATACTCACACACGACCAGTTCGGAATGATACCGCAGTCGCCCGAAATACAAAAGGAAATTCTCGAAATAGAATTAGACAGCGTAGAACGTAATCTCGATGCGCTGAAATCGCAAGGCAAGGAAGTTACAAGGGGAATGCTCGCCGGAGTAATCAAGCGGAAAGAAAATCTTGAAGTAAAGCTGAAAACGCTGCAACACGATATTGAAAACCGCAAAGATGATATTGTGGACTTTAAGATGATGGGCATAGACCATTTGTTTGTGGACGAAAGCCACCAGTTCAAAAACCTGATGTTCAACACCCGTCATACACGGGTTGCCGGACTGGGTAAGGTGGACGGCAGCCAAAAGGCACTGAACCTGCTTTTTGCCATCCGCACCATTCAGGAGCGTACCAATGCAGATATGGGCGCAACCTTTCTTTCGGGTACAACTATCAGCAATTCATTAACGGAGCTGTACCTGCTGTTCAAATACCTGCGCCCCCGTGCATTGGAAAAGCAAGGCATTCATTCTTTTGATGCGTGGGCAGCTATCTATGCAAGGAAAACGACCGATTATGAATTTTCGGTAGCTAACAATATTGTCGCTAAAGAGCGTTTCCGCTACTTTATCAAAGTGCCGGAACTGGCGCAGTTCTATTCTGAAATCACGGATTACAGGACGGCAAAGGATATTGGTATTGACCGCCCCAATAAGAACGAGGTATTGTACAACATACCACCAACGCCCGACCAAGAAGCCTTTATACAAAGCCTGATGGCTTTTGCCAAAACGGGCAATGCAACTTTGCTCGGTAGAGAACCATTATCGCAAAGGGAAGAAAAAGCAAAGATGCTCATTGCTACGGACTACGCCCGTAAGATGTCGCTCGATATGCGTATGGTAAGCGGTATCTACGACGACCATCCCGACAACAAGGCTTCGCATTGTGCGGCAAATATTGCCAAGTATTATAACCAGTTCAACGCACAGAAAGGAACGCAGTTCGTTTTCTCGGATTTGGGAACCTACAAGCCAGGCGAATGGAATGTGTACTCTGAAATCAAACGCAAGCTCGTGGAAGACCACGGCATACCTGCGAATGAAGTAAGGTTTATTCAGGAGGCGAAAAATGACAAGCAACGTAGGGAACTTATCAACGGGATGAATGAGGGCAAAATCCGTGTGCTGTTCGGTTCTACAAGTATGCTTGGAACTGGCGTAAACGCACAGAAAAGAGCCGTTGCCGTTCATCACTTAGATACGCCGTGGCGACCGTCTGACCTTGCCCAACGTGATGGCAGGGCTGTAAGAAAAGGCAATGAGATTGCCAAATTCTTTGCCGATAATAAAGTGGCTGTTATCATCTATGCCGTTGAGAAATCTTTGGATAGCTACAAGTTTAACCTGTTGTACAATAAGCAGCTTTTCATAGACCAGTTAAAGACCAACAACCTGACCAAAAGAACGATTGACGAGGGAAGTATGGATGAAAAATCAGGAATGAACTTTTCGGAATATGTGGCAATCCTGTCAGGAAATACAGACCTTTTGGATAAAGCCAAACTGGAAAAACAGATTGCCGGATTGGAAAGCGAAAAGCAGGCGTTCAACCGTTCTAAATCCAGTGCCAAATTTAAGGTACAGGATTATACGGAAATGTTGCAAAGCACTCAATCCCGTTTGAACCGGATGAGTACCGACTGGGAAAACTTACAGCAACGCCTACAAAAGCGTTCGGACGGTACAATCGAAAACCCTGTGCTGTTGGATGGCTTGCCACCTAATGCAAATCCGAAACAAATCGGTGCAAAGCTGAACGAGATTGCGGACAAAGCACTCACCGGGGGGCAATATGATGAAATCGGTACACTGTATGGTTTTACCTTATTGGTAAAAACAGAAATGACGCAGAAAGACAGCAGCAGTCTTGTTGAAAAGTACAACCGTTTCTTTATTCAGGGCGATGGCAATATCAAGTACACATACAACAATGGTATAATGGCAAAAGACCCCGAAACTGCCACAATGAATTTTTTGAGGGCTTTGGAAAAATTGCCGGGCTTTGTGAAGCAGGAACAAGAGAAGATTGCTGAAATACAAAAAGACCTGCCTATACTTCAAGAAGTGGTTAACGGTACTTGGTCTAAGGAAAGCCGATTGAGTGAGCTTAAAACGGAACTGGCTGCCGTAGAAAGAAAGATACAGCTATCTATTACACCGGAAACCAAACAAGATGCTCCGGAGCAGGCAGAAAAGCAGAAAGAAACTCCAACGGTTCAGGAAAGCATTATACGGACAAAAGGCGTTCATTTGCCACGGGGCGTATTGTAA
- a CDS encoding DUF1896 domain-containing protein: MDVQQKDLSYFRLRLQELLNSSFPEKAHDQKFIDQRSSWAANAYEGAFRSGNAVEQCNEIANYILFEGLHFSKFDTVFKVVCNEFDTIMADEELRPFALKMFPVCEPVFAGYELTDDFAYGYEFDLLYTELTGTIAIWIEENGLQ; the protein is encoded by the coding sequence ATGGATGTACAGCAAAAAGACCTATCGTATTTCAGATTACGACTGCAAGAATTATTAAACAGCAGCTTTCCCGAAAAGGCACACGACCAAAAATTTATAGACCAACGGTCTTCGTGGGCTGCTAATGCTTATGAGGGTGCGTTTCGTTCGGGAAACGCCGTTGAGCAATGCAACGAAATAGCCAACTACATACTGTTTGAGGGCTTACACTTCTCCAAATTCGACACGGTTTTCAAAGTGGTGTGCAATGAGTTTGACACCATTATGGCAGATGAGGAACTGCGCCCGTTCGCCCTGAAAATGTTTCCTGTTTGCGAACCCGTATTTGCGGGATATGAATTAACCGATGATTTCGCCTATGGTTATGAGTTCGATTTACTCTATACCGAGCTGACCGGAACCATCGCAATATGGATTGAGGAAAATGGGCTTCAGTAA
- a CDS encoding ORF6N domain-containing protein yields MENKPSIVPKEIGSLIYTIRGKQVMLDSDLATLYQVETKNLNKAVKRNIERFPASFCFQLTEEEVENLRFQIGTSSFSYGGRRYLPYVFTEQGVAMASAILRSDIAVKMSVEIMEAFVEMRRMLISNASLFHRLDNIELKQLEADQRFEEIFKALESDKLHSEKGIFYNGQVFDAYAFVSDIIRNAGSSIILLDNYVDDTVLTLLGIRKDNVTASILTKSISNQLRLDLQRYNSQYPPIDIEHFADAHDRFLIIDSAELYHIGASLKDLGKIWFAFSRMDIEVGRMLQILNKP; encoded by the coding sequence ATGGAAAATAAACCGTCAATCGTACCCAAAGAAATCGGGAGCCTGATTTATACCATACGTGGCAAACAAGTGATGTTGGATAGCGACCTCGCCACCTTATATCAGGTGGAAACCAAAAACCTGAACAAAGCCGTCAAGCGAAATATCGAGCGTTTTCCTGCTTCGTTCTGCTTTCAACTGACCGAAGAGGAAGTTGAAAACTTGAGGTTCCAAATTGGAACCTCAAGTTTTAGCTACGGCGGCAGGCGTTATTTGCCCTATGTATTTACCGAACAGGGCGTGGCAATGGCTTCTGCCATACTCCGTTCGGATATAGCCGTTAAAATGAGTGTTGAAATAATGGAAGCCTTTGTAGAAATGCGGCGTATGCTCATCAGCAATGCTTCTTTGTTTCATCGTTTGGATAACATCGAATTGAAGCAACTGGAAGCCGACCAAAGATTTGAAGAAATTTTTAAGGCTTTGGAAAGCGATAAGCTGCACAGTGAAAAAGGTATCTTCTACAACGGGCAGGTTTTTGATGCCTATGCCTTTGTTTCTGATATTATCCGCAATGCCGGAAGTTCCATTATCTTGCTTGATAATTATGTGGATGATACCGTGCTTACCTTATTGGGCATACGGAAAGACAATGTAACTGCGAGTATCCTTACCAAAAGCATCAGTAACCAGTTACGGTTAGATTTACAACGCTACAACAGCCAATATCCACCCATAGATATTGAGCATTTCGCAGATGCCCACGACCGTTTTTTGATTATTGATAGTGCAGAACTCTACCATATCGGTGCATCACTCAAAGACCTGGGCAAGATATGGTTTGCCTTTTCACGAATGGATATTGAAGTCGGTAGGATGCTCCAAATCCTCAACAAACCTTAA
- a CDS encoding DNA topoisomerase 3 yields MKTIIAEKPSVAREIAGLLGASDKKDGYLTGNGYFVTWAFGHLIGLGMPEDYGISGFDKASLPILPTPFLLTVRKVKKDKGYTADTGALKQLKVIEQLFKQSNSIIVATDAGREGELIFRYIYEYLKCNKPFERLWISSLTEKAIKQGFNNLKDGAAFDGLYQAAQGRSRADWLVGINATQALSIAAGNGIYSLGRVQTPTLALICKRYLDNKNFTVKKYWQIQLSHNKAQVDFKSISAIKWDEKQLADDTLKAIQRGAMATVTSVETKSVTEQPPLLFDLTGLQKEANKRLKLSAEATLNIAQSLYEKKFITYPRTGSKYIPEDMWAEIPNLVRALQNREDCKQALTKIKWGRFNKRIVNDLRVTDHHGLLITDKVPSVLNADENKIYNMIALRLLEAISQACVKEITDVSLQVMHYDFAAKGCKIQEAGWRSIKGSFTDDGEEPVQELPELQKGDELKIKEAAVLEKQTKPPVLYTEAGLLSAMETAGKEIENEEERKALKNIGIGTPATRAAIIETLFTRNYIQRDKRSLIPTEKGLQVYELVKERKIADVAMTAEWELALQKIENNEADAGTFQKEMETYAKSITDELLQTSIANTNQPKLTCAKCKSQQLIIRDKIVKCPDEACNWVQFRTVCGVQISIENIVSLVNKGKTALIKGMTSKAGKKFDAYIVLKENAETSFEFEKNKSNKRNGK; encoded by the coding sequence ATGAAAACAATTATTGCAGAAAAACCAAGCGTAGCAAGGGAGATAGCCGGCTTGTTGGGAGCATCCGATAAAAAGGACGGCTACCTGACAGGTAACGGCTATTTTGTTACGTGGGCATTCGGTCATTTAATAGGACTGGGAATGCCCGAAGACTACGGCATTTCGGGATTTGACAAAGCATCCCTGCCGATATTGCCCACCCCCTTTTTATTGACCGTTCGCAAGGTCAAAAAAGACAAAGGGTACACCGCCGATACTGGCGCATTAAAGCAACTGAAAGTCATTGAGCAGCTTTTTAAGCAAAGCAACAGCATCATCGTTGCTACCGATGCAGGTCGTGAGGGCGAACTCATTTTCAGGTACATTTATGAATACCTGAAATGCAACAAACCTTTTGAACGCCTTTGGATAAGTTCGCTTACCGAAAAGGCAATAAAGCAAGGCTTCAACAACCTAAAAGACGGGGCAGCATTTGACGGACTGTATCAGGCAGCGCAAGGCAGAAGCCGTGCCGACTGGCTTGTAGGCATCAATGCTACACAGGCATTGAGCATTGCCGCAGGCAACGGTATCTATTCGCTCGGAAGAGTGCAAACGCCCACACTGGCTTTGATATGTAAACGCTACCTCGATAATAAGAATTTCACGGTAAAGAAATACTGGCAGATACAATTATCGCACAACAAAGCACAGGTTGATTTCAAAAGTATTTCCGCAATCAAATGGGACGAAAAGCAGCTTGCCGATGATACCCTTAAAGCTATTCAGCGTGGCGCAATGGCAACCGTTACTTCGGTAGAAACCAAAAGTGTTACGGAACAACCGCCCTTGCTTTTCGACCTGACTGGCTTGCAAAAGGAAGCCAATAAAAGGCTGAAATTATCTGCTGAAGCAACGCTTAATATCGCACAAAGCCTGTACGAAAAGAAGTTTATTACGTACCCACGTACCGGAAGCAAATACATTCCTGAAGATATGTGGGCAGAAATTCCAAACCTTGTGCGGGCATTGCAGAACCGTGAGGATTGCAAGCAAGCACTTACCAAAATTAAATGGGGAAGGTTCAACAAACGTATCGTGAATGACCTCCGTGTAACGGACCATCACGGTTTGTTGATTACAGATAAAGTGCCGTCGGTACTAAACGCAGACGAAAACAAGATATACAATATGATTGCGCTTCGGTTGCTCGAAGCCATATCACAAGCCTGCGTGAAAGAAATAACCGATGTATCATTACAGGTTATGCACTATGATTTTGCGGCAAAAGGCTGTAAAATTCAGGAAGCGGGTTGGCGTTCCATCAAAGGAAGTTTTACCGATGACGGCGAAGAGCCAGTACAGGAACTACCTGAACTGCAAAAAGGCGACGAACTTAAAATAAAGGAAGCTGCCGTTTTGGAAAAGCAGACCAAACCGCCAGTGCTTTACACCGAAGCCGGGCTTTTGTCGGCTATGGAAACCGCCGGAAAGGAAATTGAAAACGAGGAAGAACGCAAAGCCCTGAAAAATATCGGTATCGGTACTCCTGCTACAAGAGCCGCCATTATAGAAACACTGTTTACCCGTAATTATATCCAACGGGATAAGCGTTCCTTAATCCCTACCGAAAAAGGATTGCAGGTGTACGAACTGGTCAAAGAACGAAAGATTGCAGATGTGGCAATGACCGCCGAATGGGAATTGGCTTTGCAGAAAATCGAAAACAACGAAGCAGATGCCGGAACGTTCCAAAAGGAAATGGAAACCTATGCAAAATCCATTACAGATGAATTGCTGCAAACTTCTATTGCCAATACCAATCAGCCCAAATTGACCTGCGCGAAATGCAAAAGTCAGCAACTCATCATCCGTGATAAGATTGTGAAATGCCCTGACGAGGCTTGTAACTGGGTGCAGTTCCGTACCGTTTGCGGTGTACAAATCAGTATCGAAAATATAGTAAGCCTTGTCAACAAGGGCAAAACGGCTTTAATCAAAGGAATGACAAGCAAAGCCGGAAAGAAATTCGATGCTTATATCGTCCTGAAAGAAAATGCTGAAACCTCCTTTGAGTTTGAGAAAAACAAAAGCAATAAGCGCAATGGAAAATAA